TACCCTGCTGTCTCAGTGAACTCCCCACCTATATCTTTCACAGTCTACATGGCCCACCTCTCAACACAGTCCAACAAGGTCCAAGGGCATTGACATACCCTATTCTCATCATAAGGCCTCCCTCTCTATCTTAGCACAATCCAGGCAAGGGTCTCATATACACACAGCCAGCCTGAGTATGGTCTTGGTGATACAGAAATGCCCTAATTTTCAGACCAACCTCCCATCTCAGGGCCTCACCGTGCTGGGGAGCTGCAGTCCCGTGGTGCCTCCAGGCAGATAGCTGAGCATTTCATCATTGTAACTGGACTCCAGGCTGATGATCTCATCAATGACATCATCAATCTAGGGGAAGAAGTAAATATTGTACAGGGTTAGAAGAATTTGGGAGGGGAATATGGGAGGAGGTTTGGCTGTAGCCTCTTACCTCTTTCTCTGAGCTGGACCCGATGGTGAGCAGCGCCATGGGGCTGTTGGGCGCACTGCCTGTGGGGCCGGTAGTGTGGGCAGCCTCGGGGGCAGGCAGCGGCTGGGCACTTGTGGGCCCCGGCGGTGGCGTGAGGGCCTGGGAAGCCAGCTTGGGCCCGAGTGTGGTAGACAGGTACTGTTTCACCTGCTGCCGGCGCGCCTGCTGCAGGTGGTAGCGCGTTGGGTTCTCCAGGTGGGTCTGCACCTGTGGAATAAGGTAGACAAGGAAAGGGAGGGGACAAGGCAGAACAGGACTCAAAGGGGTGACTCTGAGTTCCAGCCTGACCCTCCTAACTCATCGGTGCCTAGACTCAGGCAGACAAGCTGGACCCAGAATCTGAGAACACCCCAAAAACATTGGCAAGTCTCCCCCAGGACCCAAACTCTCTTTCTCAGAAATCCTTCACAGCTGCCAAGATCTACCCATGACTGACAGGATCCCTCGTAGTTTCTGGAAAAACCTGTCACAGTCCCCAAGATTCCCCACCCTAGTCTCTGACACCACCTAATAGACCTAGGAACCATACAATGCTTCCCAAGACCCCCGATGGCCAAAGAACTAACGTATTCCACACACATGAAGCTCTTCCTACAAAGCCAGGGCCCACTTGAGGCACTCATGAGCCTCCATGGTTCACCAGGACATCCTCATGGCCCCCAAGAACTCCTCGCAATTTCACAAGATCACCTCAGAAACCCAAAACACATGCGACATGAACACAGATCATTTAAACATACCAGGGGCCTTCCTTAGAGCCCCTAAGACCTAGCCCCCAAATCACCAGCATATCGAGGCCATCCCTAGCTCCTAGGACTACTCCTCAGTCACCAGGAGCCCCCTCCCAGGGCCTCTGGATCTCACCTTACCTTGAGCACCTCCCTGGGCACCTGAGCAGGGGGTGGACGGCCCAATGTGTGGCCCCCAGCAGAGACGCCAACCACAGAGATGGCAGGAGAGGCAGGTGCAGGACTGGGGAAGGGAGCCGCGGCGGCCTGTTCCCGACGCTCACGCCTCTCCTGCTCCTGCGCCTGGGCCCGCATTAGCTGCTGCCGCAGCAAGACCCTCGATGAAGAAGATGACGACATGGCAGGGGTCCTGGAGCCCCCTGCAGAAGACGATGCAGAGAGTGTAGCTGGGGTGGCTGGTGTGGCCTGCAGTGATATTGGGAGGCTGTGGAATGGGAAATATGGGGCCATATTTTAGGTAAGCTAAAAGTCTCGTCCCAAGCCTAAAGGGTCGTAGTGTGATGGAGCAGACACAGGAACCAGGCCTGTTCTCTGCCTTCTGAGGCCACAATGTAGAAGCAGAGACACAGGTACCAGGCTTGGTAGTGGCTCTCAGGGGTCACAGTCTGATGGGGGACACATTGGAGGTCAGTCTGGTGGGGGAGTTTTAGCCTTTGGTCCTTATGGTGAAGCCTAGATTTGAGCCTGTTCACATATTAAGTGGAGATGCTATTGTTCAGCTCTGCAAGGGGGTGTTCGTCCTATTCACAGGAGAGCAAAAGAAGCAGAATTGAGGCTGTGGCAGCAGAATGTGGATACAGAGGGCTCTTAAGCCCAATGTGAGGCTAGAGAAGCTCTCTGAGTTCCTGGGGGTGGGCGTCAGGTGATAGGAGGAGCCCCAGGTTCCTCTTCCTCCCCTGTCTGGGCCTCTGGTCCCAGGAGCTAGTCAGTCTTGAAAACCTCAGAGATTTCACAATACTCTCTTCCTGCCCCTCttccacctcccctcccctctctcagAGCCCAGGCCGATGACTCAGCACATTTAGACTTCCAAGCTTGGGGAAAGAAGAGACCAGCAGGGGCTCCTCAAGGGCCGAGGGTGGGTGAGTTGGTAGTGTGGGAAGGGGCTGAGTTGGGGCTAGAGGTATGGCCCCGCCCACCCGGGGACTAGAGTTTAAGCAGGCCACACCCTATCTCTGAGCACTCCAGGCCGGCTGGAACACCAGAGGCTGGAACACTTCCATATGAATGGGTGTACAGGTGGGCTGGGGGGAGGTAGGGGGGGTCTTGACAGAGATACTGGAATCCTAGCTTGGCCACCTACTTTCCTGTGTGACATGCTCTTTCTGGCCCCTAATTTTACCACCTAGAAAACACAGACTGGTGAAAGAATGGGTTGGGCTGGTACTGAGGGCCTCTGCCCATCAAGAGGGGAGAGGAGCGCTGAGGAATTGGGAAGGGAGTCAGACAGACAAGTCATACGTACCTTGAGCGAAGGGGTAAGGGTTGGCTTTTGAGCTCGTAGAAGCTGTCAGGATCAAGGACGTTTTCTAATTCTATGTCAGCAACAATCCCGGATTCCGGAAGCAAAGAGTTCAGGCTGAGGGGGAGGTGGAGTGGTGGTCAGTGATTGAATGAAGGACCTTATTCCCCAGCCCTCCcctgagacagagaaagagacagagaaggggagaATGAAGAGGAGGGCACAAGCCCCTCATATTTGGCCACCTTGCTGGGTACCACACAACCATGAATTCCCACCTCCTTTCCCCcatcctcctttcccctccccactgTGTTACTCACAGTCCCTTAAAAGTCAGAATAATAAGAACGCCTGCATCCCAACCCCCACACTGTAACAACCTGGGTTTGAGGAAAACAGAATTTAGGAATAACAATTCACTTTATAGAAGGATTCCTGACTTCCTATCAGAGTTCTCCCAGCCCCCATACCcacccactattttttttttttttttgagacaaagtcttgctctgtcgccaggctggaatacagtggtgtgatctcggctcactgcaacctctgccccctgggttcaagtgattcttgtgcctcagcctcctgagtagctgggtttacaggcacacatcaccacgtccagctaatttttgtatttttagtagagacagggttccaccatgttggccaggatggtctcgatctcctgacctcaggatccacctgcctcggcctcccaaagtgctgggattacaggcgtgagccactgcgcccggccaaccccCTAATACTTTCTTTACAGCTGAATTTGAGCCCATGTATaagtgtatgtacacacacacacacacacacacacagagcaagtAGGGGCACCCCTCAGCATAACAGTCCCTTGTAACACAAACTGAATGCATCACAAAGAGAACTGGGAATAATTCACTTGCCGTAAAGTCAAGTGAAATTTGTGAAaacccatttcacaaatgagttTCTCCCAGCCCCAGTCAGAGTTCATGGGATGCCAACACATGcccaaatataaaatagaaatatcaaagGCTCCCCTCACTCCAACAGACTGGATTTACAAGAGGGAGAATTTGGGTGGTTGATCCACTTTATACAAGCATTCTTTTCTTAGCCCGATGAGCTTGCCCAGCCTTCTGTTTTTTTGGATAGatcaaaacacatacacacctcCAACACCAATACCCACTGACATACAAAATAAGAAGCCATATACACCCCTCCCTTTAACTATGTCCACTACTGCGATGATCTAGGTTGTTACAGAGAAATTAGAAGATGGTGAATCGATATACAGAAAGGCTCTGCTCAGCCCCAGAGAACAAGGGACAGTTAACACACATGTGGATGAATATGCATCCTTCAATTTAGCCAAACATTTAGAATGCTGAGAGATTGCTGGTGACTTCACTTGACAAGaatcctctcccctccccaaggatctgtcttccttcctctcctcaccCTCAGATGGAGCCCTAAAACCACCCAGGAAGTGGGGAAGAGGAAGCTCAGGGGAGCCACTAAGCTCAGCACAATCCCAGGCACAAAGGAGGCAAAGAGCCCCGTCACCACCAAGGCTCACACACCCATTGCACAGAAGTTGGAAGAGATGGGCACTGGGGTGATCAGGGAGGGCTGGGGCTCCAAAGCCCATTGATAAAAGTAAGGATGAGAAGAGGCCAGAGGGGATCCACCTAGGCAGGGATGGTGCAATCTGTACTCGTTCCAGCTCTATGGACAGATTACCCCCAGAAGCTCAGAGAtcgaaaagaagataaaaagaaaaggggtGTGGGGCTAGGTAGTGGGAAGGGCTGAGAGGCTAGAGCGAGTAGCAGCATGAACAAGAGCCTCCTCTGGGTTCCCAAACAAGGTCTGAGGCCTTCTCTGAGCTAAGAGGTAACATCATCGCCCTCTGTCTGGCTGTCTGTCTCCCATTCAGGCCCTTAACAGGTGTGGGAAGAGGGCTCTTCCACTATCGTTGGTATCTGCCCCAGCTCGGTGGGCGGGCAGGGGGGAAAGGATTATTCAGGCCAAGTCTTGCTGAATGTTGTTGCTTCTCTTGTTCATTCACACGCACTCACAAGGCTGGTCCCAGGCAGCATATCTGAGATACTTCCAAATCCCTCCAGATTCATGTTATCCCCAAACACAGCAACCAGTCACTGAGAGGCACCAAGCTCCCAGGACAGCACTTGTGTCCCTCAGGACCCCTTCTCCCACACTGAGGGAAAAAGATTCCAGGATTCTCTTAAAACCAGTGCCTCACCTGACAGTGTCCCCTCAAATTCATTCCCCTCATGTCCAACTGAAAACCCCCGAATTCAGCGTCTAATCAGAGTCCCAGTCTGCCAAGTTCAGCTATCTCAGACCAGTTTCTGGATACTCCAGAATAGGCCCCTCTAGACGCAGTCAAGGGCTCCCCAAACCTGACCCAGACTCCGTTTAATGCACTCCCACGACTCCTTTAATAAAGCCACGATCCAAGCAGGCCACTGCCGGATTCCTTAGGTGTCCCCCCAAGACGGGCGCCCCGACGTCCTCCAAGGCTAGGCCGAGGGCCTCCAATCCCAGTCCGGGTCCCCCGCTGCCCCCCAGATCAGGCCCCTGGGAGCCCCAGTCGGCACTCCCGGCCCCAGGCGGCACCGCACCTGAGCAGCTGAGCCGAGTCGGCCGGCCTGCGCTCCTCCAACAGCACGAACACGGCTCGAGGGCCCTCCGCGCTGGCCTCTACGCCATCCCGAGCTGGCTCGGCCGCATGAGACATGACGCCCGGCCCCGGGCGAGCCCTGCCAGGCCGGTCGGGCCTCGGCCCGGTCCCCCTAACAAAATAAGAGTCCCCCTCCCCCCCAGCTCGCCACCGCCTCCTCCTCCGCTAAGCCATGGAGCTAGCACTGCGCGGGCGGGCGGCGTCGGGGAGATGGGATGGGCCGTGAGTCATCCCCCGCCCCGAAGGGACCGACGCCCCCCCAACCTAACCCCGGACGACCGCCCTCCTCCCCTCgtcttcttccccctcctccctcctcccagggaTGGGGAAACTCCACAGGAAGTGACCGCACTGGGGATGGACTGCCCGTCTGGCCACGACCCATTAGCCAGGCGGCCAATCGCTGAACGGCGATTTGAGGGCCCGCCCTAAGCGACGCCTCCGACGCGGAGGAAAAACGCGATTCGGCCCGCCCTCATTCCGAGAAGAAGCACCCAGACCACGCCCTCAGGGGCAGCGACAAATAGGCGAGGGGTGATTTGGTTGAGCCACGCCTCTATGTTGCGTCACTTTCGGAGCCACGCCCCCTCTTCTCAAATTATCCCTCTGCAAGATAATATTATTAAGCCGCTCCTTGGGTCCTCTGCGCCTGCGCGTCGATGGCCAGCCGGCGCACGGAGGGTCCCCTGGCCAACTTTTAGTTGCGGAACTGCGCCCTCTCTCGGCCAATATTCGTAATATCTAAGCCCTAGACCGCGCTCCAACCTCGATCTAGCTGTGCTCTCTCAGCCAAAGCCATAACTATGAGGCAGAGGCAGCTACATTCCCTGGAGGTGCGGACCAGAAACCCCGCCCTTTCGGTATTCGCAGTCCAACAGCCCAGCTGGTCTTCCGGGAGTACTCCGCCTGTTCCATGCCATCGAGAGCGGTTGTTGTACTATGTTCGTTGCGCTGCGCAACATGTGCTTAATAAATTCTTGACGGGTGGATGAATCTGGTCCCTTCGGTGAATGACAACTTCTGGAATCACAAAGATCCAGGTTTGAATAGGGAAGGGGACcttccctctcccagcctcagctTTCCTGGCCTGTTAAATGGGAGTCAAAATACCTGTCTGGCAGGGTTGTTCTACGGTATGAAAGGTGCTAGCAGGTTGTTTGGCATAAAAGAAGTTTCCCAAAATTAGTTGATTCActcatttgttcacttattcaacaTTCACTGAGCGCTTCTGTATGCCAGACGCATGCTATCCGGCTTGCACACGGCGGAGGGTCTCACCCATATCCTCAGGTGCACATAGCTCACAAAACACCCAGACCCAcagccttcccttcctctttctttttttttttttttttttcaggcttaattcactttatttttcttgtataaaaaccctatgttgtagccacagctggagcctgGGTCCGCTGCACGGAGACTCTGGTGTGGGTCTTGACAAGGTGGTCAGTGAATTCCTGATAGGGAGATTTGGTAAATACAGTCTCCTTCCAGAAGTCAGGGGTCAGGTAGCTGTAGGTCTTAGAGATGGCATCAAAGGTGGCCTTGGCGaagttgcccagggtggcagTGCAGCCCCGGGCTGAGGTGTAGCAGTCATCGATACCAGCCATCATGAGCAGCTTCTTGGGCACAGGCGCTGAGACGATGCTAGTGCCCCTGGGTGAAGGGATGAGGTGCACCAGCACAGAGCCGCAGCAGCCTGTCACCTTGCAAGGGACGGTGTGGGGCTTGCCGATCTTGTTCCCCCAGTAGCCTCTGCGCATGGGGACAATGGAGAGTTTGGCCAGGATGATGGCCCCACGGATGGCAGTGGCCACCTCCTTGGAGCACTTAACACCCAGGCCGACGTGATCATTGTAGTCCCTGATAGCAACAAACGCCTTGAACCTGGTGCGCTGGCCAGCACGGGTCTGCTTCTGCACCTGCATAATCTTCAAAATCTCGTCTTTGAGAGAGGCCCCCAAGAAAAAATCAATGATCTCAGATTCCTTAATGGGCAGGGAGAAGAGGTAGATCTCCTCCAGGGACTTGATCTTCATGTCCTTGAACAAGCGGCCCAGCTTGGTGACCGACATCCACTCCTTATCCTCGGCCTTGC
The nucleotide sequence above comes from Piliocolobus tephrosceles isolate RC106 unplaced genomic scaffold, ASM277652v3 unscaffolded_17841, whole genome shotgun sequence. Encoded proteins:
- the LOC111533676 gene encoding transcription factor E3, which gives rise to MSHAAEPARDGVEASAEGPRAVFVLLEERRPADSAQLLSLNSLLPESGIVADIELENVLDPDSFYELKSQPLPLRSSLPISLQATPATPATLSASSSAGGSRTPAMSSSSSSRVLLRQQLMRAQAQEQERRERREQAAAAPFPSPAPASPAISVVGVSAGGHTLGRPPPAQVPREVLKVQTHLENPTRYHLQQARRQQVKQYLSTTLGPKLASQALTPPPGPTSAQPLPAPEAAHTTGPTGSAPNSPMALLTIGSSSEKEIDDVIDEIISLESSYNDEMLSYLPGGTTGLQLPSTVRP